In a genomic window of Curtobacterium flaccumfaciens pv. betae:
- a CDS encoding chloride channel protein, with amino-acid sequence MPHSGHATPVWALKLAVVTALVGVSGGIAGIAVWLALQLIQFVAFGYGFGGHLEAADAPSGLNRFIALTAAGVLTGFAWWALRRWGRSIVSVTAAVDGKRMPALATLANAGIQILAVGLGASIGKEVAPREVGAWLAQLVTRRAGLTARETKILVACGAAAGLAAVYDVPLGGALFAVEVLLGEISFATALPAFATSAVAAITARLVIPDEVLYHVPAMHLSPSLLVWAVVVGPVLGLAGVGFVKLTNRLQGIAPKGWHLLVVLPVVFAMVGLIAIPFPEILGNGRALGLVAMNTTLDDASFAGLSPIVLLLLLAVLRTVTTSATIGAGAVGGTLTPSIAIGSAIGGGLGGAWLLLWPADGPSLAAFAFVGAAAFLATTMRAPFTALVLVVEFTQQGTDILVPSLLAVSGAVAVGYVLARRRSAQMV; translated from the coding sequence ATGCCGCACTCCGGACACGCGACCCCGGTCTGGGCCCTCAAGCTCGCCGTCGTCACCGCCCTGGTGGGCGTCTCCGGCGGCATCGCCGGCATCGCGGTCTGGCTCGCGCTCCAGCTCATCCAGTTCGTCGCCTTCGGGTACGGGTTCGGCGGGCACCTCGAGGCCGCCGACGCACCGTCCGGGCTGAACCGGTTCATCGCGCTCACCGCGGCCGGCGTCCTGACCGGGTTCGCCTGGTGGGCGCTCCGTCGGTGGGGGCGCTCGATCGTCTCGGTCACCGCGGCCGTCGACGGCAAGCGGATGCCGGCCCTGGCGACGCTCGCGAACGCCGGTATCCAGATCCTGGCCGTGGGGCTCGGCGCGTCCATCGGCAAAGAGGTGGCGCCGCGCGAGGTCGGGGCCTGGCTCGCCCAGCTCGTCACCCGTCGTGCGGGGCTGACCGCACGCGAGACGAAGATCCTCGTCGCCTGCGGTGCTGCAGCCGGCCTCGCCGCCGTGTACGACGTGCCCCTCGGTGGTGCGCTGTTCGCGGTCGAGGTCCTGCTCGGGGAGATCAGCTTCGCGACCGCCCTGCCCGCCTTCGCCACGAGTGCCGTCGCCGCCATCACCGCCCGGCTCGTGATCCCGGACGAGGTGCTGTACCACGTGCCCGCGATGCACCTCTCGCCGTCGCTGCTCGTCTGGGCGGTCGTCGTGGGACCCGTGCTGGGCCTCGCCGGGGTCGGGTTCGTCAAGCTGACCAACCGGCTGCAGGGCATCGCCCCGAAGGGCTGGCACCTGCTCGTCGTGCTGCCGGTGGTCTTCGCGATGGTCGGGCTCATCGCGATCCCGTTCCCGGAGATCCTCGGCAACGGTCGGGCGCTCGGTCTCGTCGCGATGAACACCACGCTCGACGACGCCTCGTTCGCCGGCCTCTCGCCGATCGTGCTCCTGCTGCTGCTCGCTGTCCTGCGGACCGTGACCACCTCGGCCACCATCGGGGCCGGTGCGGTCGGTGGCACGCTGACCCCGTCGATCGCGATCGGTTCGGCGATCGGCGGCGGCCTGGGCGGTGCGTGGCTGCTGCTGTGGCCGGCCGACGGTCCGAGTCTGGCGGCCTTCGCCTTCGTCGGTGCGGCGGCCTTCCTCGCCACCACCATGCGGGCGCCGTTCACCGCCCTCGTGCTCGTCGTCGAGTTCACCCAGCAGGGCACCGACATCCTCGTGCCCTCGTTGCTCGCGGTGTCCGGCGCGGTCGCCGTCGGGTACGTGCTCGCCCGCCGCCGCAGCGCACAGATGGTGTGA
- a CDS encoding magnesium and cobalt transport protein CorA — protein MSVELNTVYIDRIAPIASPSLDDTFRMLDEQGASACIVLHQPDAEELGDVAVALGLHELAVEDSAEGHQRPKLERYGSTLFVVLKPALYNDQQEEVAFGEVHAFVGETFFLAVVKADPRGKQTVPRALQRLSGKPGLVTVGPQAQLWALMDSIVDGYVPVIDGLEEDINQIEDQLFSGEAGVSRRVYELFGEVVDFQRAARPLVYMIENLHRGAEKYHLPIEMQRRFRDVLDHAIRVVERLDTFRQLLQNALTVDSTLAAQKQNDDTKKISGWAAILFAPTLIAAIYGMNFTHMPELGWTWGYPLSIVAMVLFAAILYVVFKVKRWF, from the coding sequence GTGAGCGTCGAACTGAACACCGTCTACATCGACCGGATCGCCCCGATCGCGAGTCCGTCCCTCGACGACACCTTCCGGATGCTCGACGAGCAGGGCGCCAGCGCGTGCATCGTCCTGCACCAGCCCGACGCCGAGGAACTCGGCGACGTCGCGGTCGCCCTCGGCCTGCACGAACTCGCGGTCGAGGACTCCGCCGAGGGGCACCAGCGACCGAAGCTCGAGCGCTACGGCTCGACGCTGTTCGTGGTGCTCAAGCCGGCGCTGTACAACGACCAGCAGGAAGAGGTGGCGTTCGGCGAGGTGCACGCCTTCGTCGGTGAGACCTTCTTCCTCGCCGTCGTGAAGGCCGACCCCCGCGGCAAGCAGACCGTTCCCCGGGCGCTGCAGCGGTTGAGCGGCAAGCCCGGGCTGGTGACCGTCGGCCCGCAGGCGCAGCTCTGGGCGCTGATGGACTCCATCGTCGACGGCTACGTGCCGGTGATCGACGGACTCGAAGAGGACATCAACCAGATCGAGGACCAGCTGTTCTCGGGCGAGGCCGGGGTGTCCCGGCGCGTGTACGAGCTGTTCGGCGAGGTCGTCGACTTCCAGCGTGCGGCGCGTCCACTCGTCTACATGATCGAGAACCTGCACCGCGGCGCCGAGAAGTACCACCTGCCGATCGAGATGCAGCGGCGGTTCCGCGACGTCCTCGACCACGCGATCCGGGTGGTGGAGCGCCTCGACACGTTCCGGCAGCTGCTGCAGAACGCCCTGACCGTCGACTCGACCCTGGCGGCGCAGAAGCAGAACGACGACACGAAGAAGATCTCCGGCTGGGCTGCGATCCTGTTCGCGCCGACGCTCATCGCCGCGATCTACGGGATGAACTTCACGCACATGCCCGAACTCGGCTGGACGTGGGGGTACCCGCTGTCGATCGTCGCGATGGTCCTGTTCGCCGCGATCCTCTACGTGGTGTTCAAGGTCAAGCGCTGGTTCTGA
- the ald gene encoding alanine dehydrogenase, protein MRISVPTEIKNNEYRVAATPAGVAELGSHGHQVLVQAGAGSGSAFTDDEYRTAGATIVDTAAEVWERAELILKVKEPVASEYPMIRPGQVLFTYLHLAADRPLTDALIDSGATAIAYETVQLPDRSLPLLSPMSEVAGRLSAQVGAFHLMRTNGGRGLLLGGVPGTPKGRVVVIGGGVAGEHAATMALGMGADVTVFDISLPRLRALDARFDGRVTTLRSSAHAIAEALRDADLVIGSVLIPGASAPKLVTDAMVADMRPGSVLVDIAIDQGGCFEGSHPTTHDDPTFAVHDTVYYCVANMPGAVPRTSTISLTNATLPYAVAIADRGWEAALEADPALAAGLNVHAGRVTNVAVAAAHGLVASAESSR, encoded by the coding sequence ATGCGCATCAGCGTCCCCACCGAGATCAAGAACAACGAGTACCGCGTCGCCGCCACTCCGGCCGGCGTCGCCGAGCTCGGGTCGCACGGACACCAGGTGCTGGTGCAGGCCGGTGCCGGGTCCGGTTCGGCCTTCACCGACGACGAGTACCGCACCGCCGGCGCCACGATCGTCGACACCGCGGCCGAGGTGTGGGAGCGCGCCGAGCTGATCCTCAAGGTGAAGGAGCCGGTCGCGTCGGAGTACCCGATGATCCGGCCGGGCCAGGTGCTCTTCACCTACCTGCACCTCGCCGCCGACCGACCGCTGACCGACGCGCTCATCGACTCGGGCGCGACGGCGATCGCCTACGAGACCGTGCAGCTGCCGGACCGCTCGCTGCCCCTGCTGTCGCCGATGTCCGAGGTCGCCGGGCGACTGTCCGCCCAGGTCGGCGCGTTCCACCTGATGCGCACGAACGGTGGGCGCGGGCTGCTGCTCGGCGGGGTCCCCGGCACGCCGAAGGGCCGCGTGGTCGTCATCGGCGGCGGCGTCGCAGGGGAACACGCCGCGACGATGGCGCTCGGCATGGGCGCCGACGTCACCGTGTTCGACATCAGCCTGCCGCGGCTCCGGGCCCTGGACGCCCGGTTCGACGGCCGCGTCACGACCCTGCGCTCGTCGGCGCACGCCATCGCCGAGGCCCTGCGCGATGCCGACCTGGTGATCGGCTCCGTGCTCATCCCCGGGGCGTCCGCGCCGAAGCTCGTCACCGACGCGATGGTCGCCGACATGCGGCCGGGCTCGGTGCTGGTCGACATCGCGATCGACCAGGGCGGCTGCTTCGAGGGCTCCCACCCGACCACGCACGACGACCCCACGTTCGCCGTGCACGACACCGTGTACTACTGCGTGGCGAACATGCCCGGGGCCGTCCCGCGCACGAGCACGATCTCGCTGACGAACGCGACGCTGCCCTACGCCGTCGCGATCGCCGACCGTGGCTGGGAGGCCGCGCTCGAGGCCGACCCCGCACTCGCCGCCGGCCTGAACGTGCACGCCGGCCGGGTCACGAACGTCGCGGTCGCCGCCGCGCACGGCCTGGTGGCGTCCGCCGAGTCGTCGCGCTGA
- a CDS encoding tryptophan-rich sensory protein, translated as MKRIWKRIAVAVSAVVAVIGAYVGSGAAGGTPIQDAAGGALSASSTAIAPDGPAFSIWSVVYAGLIGYAVLQLFRTANDERHERLVVPAALSLLLNAAWILSVQFGFLWASEPIIVALLVVLIWTFTILRRTPSRGVVEAILTDGTFGLYLGWVCVATAANTAAVLTAAGFRGFGLGQDPWGVVVAAVAGLVGVLIALWGRGRLAPMASVAWGLAWVAVARFEGPLVSVPTAVAAVVAAAAVVVVTVVVRARAGWVGGRAGRAAAPVAA; from the coding sequence ATGAAGAGGATCTGGAAGCGCATCGCGGTGGCCGTGAGCGCGGTCGTCGCCGTCATCGGCGCGTACGTCGGGTCGGGCGCCGCCGGTGGGACGCCCATCCAGGACGCCGCCGGTGGCGCACTGTCGGCGTCCTCCACCGCGATCGCCCCGGACGGCCCGGCCTTCTCGATCTGGAGTGTCGTCTACGCCGGGCTCATCGGCTACGCGGTGCTGCAGCTCTTCCGCACCGCGAACGACGAGCGGCACGAGCGGCTGGTGGTGCCGGCGGCGCTCTCCCTGCTGCTCAACGCCGCGTGGATCCTGTCCGTGCAGTTCGGGTTCCTGTGGGCGAGCGAGCCGATCATCGTCGCACTGCTCGTCGTGCTGATCTGGACGTTCACGATCCTGCGCCGGACCCCGTCCCGCGGGGTCGTCGAGGCGATCCTGACCGACGGCACCTTCGGGCTGTACCTCGGGTGGGTCTGCGTCGCGACGGCCGCCAACACCGCTGCGGTGCTGACGGCGGCGGGCTTCCGGGGCTTCGGACTCGGGCAGGACCCGTGGGGTGTGGTCGTCGCCGCGGTGGCCGGGCTCGTCGGGGTCCTCATCGCGCTGTGGGGCCGGGGACGCCTGGCGCCGATGGCCTCGGTCGCGTGGGGTCTGGCGTGGGTCGCCGTGGCCCGCTTCGAGGGGCCGCTCGTCTCCGTGCCGACGGCGGTGGCGGCCGTGGTGGCTGCGGCGGCCGTGGTCGTCGTGACCGTCGTGGTTCGTGCCCGCGCCGGCTGGGTCGGCGGGCGTGCCGGTCGGGCGGCGGCACCGGTGGCGGCCTGA
- a CDS encoding alpha-galactosidase, which translates to MPHELVHLTAGGVSLVLDCRDDALPAVVHWGAALGPLDTEALTALADADVAPVAPNEMDDPVRLSVLPEPHRGWSGRPGLAGHRDGADWSPALTVTSLAVTDSAVTADAEDTVAGLTVRVTIEMLGSGLVRARAGVTNTADGVYTVDDLTLAMPIPSGAREILDFAGRWGKERTPQRRELVVGTHQREGRKGRTGTDAATVLTVGEPGFGFAHGQVWGVHTAWSGNHRHHAERLATGRQVIGGGELLLPGEVRLDTGATYEGPWVYFAHGDGLDDQARRFHRWLRSRPQHPTTPRPMTINVWEAVYFDHDLARLVDLAERAAALGVERYVLDDGWFRGRRDDHAGLGDWYVDEEVWPDGLGPLVDRVRALGMEFGLWFEPEMVNEDSDLARAHPEWILQADGRLPARSRDQQVLNLAIPEAFDHVLERMTAIIGEYAVDAVKWDHNRDLVEAGFPGCGAAVHEQTLAAYRLMATLGERFPSLEIESCSSGGGRVDLGVIEHTARVWVSDDIDPLERQQMHQWTQQLLPPELLGSHIASGRNHTTGRVHDLAFRAGTALVGHLGIEWDLAGATADESAALTEWIALYRELRPLLHGGDLVRSDEVDDARLVYGAVAPDRQQAVFFLAGIGRSEVSGTGRVTFRDLDPDTAYRVDPVVIGDGHDLVRPDWWSGPRVFSGRVLGTVGLQPPLMPADCVVPFRVTAV; encoded by the coding sequence ATGCCGCACGAACTCGTCCACCTGACCGCCGGTGGCGTCTCGCTCGTCCTGGACTGCCGCGACGACGCGCTCCCCGCCGTCGTGCACTGGGGAGCTGCACTCGGACCGCTCGACACCGAGGCGCTGACGGCCCTCGCCGACGCCGACGTCGCGCCCGTCGCACCGAACGAGATGGACGACCCGGTCCGCCTGTCGGTGCTGCCCGAGCCGCACCGGGGCTGGAGCGGTCGTCCGGGGCTCGCCGGGCACCGTGACGGCGCCGACTGGTCGCCGGCGCTCACGGTGACGTCGCTCGCGGTCACCGACTCCGCGGTCACCGCCGACGCCGAGGACACGGTTGCCGGGCTCACCGTCCGGGTGACGATCGAGATGCTCGGTTCCGGGCTCGTGCGGGCCCGCGCGGGCGTGACGAACACCGCCGACGGCGTCTACACCGTCGACGACCTGACGCTCGCGATGCCGATCCCGTCGGGGGCCCGCGAGATCCTGGACTTCGCCGGCCGCTGGGGCAAGGAGCGGACCCCGCAGCGCCGCGAACTCGTCGTGGGGACCCACCAGCGCGAGGGACGGAAGGGCCGCACCGGCACCGACGCCGCGACCGTGCTGACGGTGGGGGAGCCGGGCTTCGGCTTCGCGCACGGCCAGGTCTGGGGCGTCCACACCGCCTGGAGCGGCAACCACCGGCACCACGCCGAACGCCTCGCCACCGGCCGCCAGGTCATCGGCGGCGGCGAACTCCTGCTGCCCGGCGAGGTCCGGCTCGACACCGGTGCCACGTACGAGGGGCCGTGGGTGTACTTCGCCCACGGTGACGGCCTCGACGACCAGGCCCGACGGTTCCACCGCTGGCTCCGGAGCCGCCCGCAGCACCCGACGACGCCCCGCCCGATGACGATCAACGTGTGGGAGGCCGTGTACTTCGACCACGACCTGGCCCGCCTCGTCGACCTCGCCGAGCGTGCCGCAGCCCTCGGCGTCGAACGCTACGTGCTCGACGACGGCTGGTTCCGCGGCCGCCGCGACGACCACGCCGGCCTCGGTGACTGGTACGTCGACGAGGAGGTCTGGCCGGACGGACTCGGCCCCCTGGTCGACCGCGTCCGTGCGCTCGGCATGGAGTTCGGCCTGTGGTTCGAACCCGAGATGGTGAACGAGGACAGCGACCTCGCCCGCGCCCACCCGGAGTGGATCCTGCAGGCCGACGGTCGGCTGCCCGCGCGTTCCCGCGACCAGCAGGTGCTCAACCTGGCGATCCCCGAGGCCTTCGACCACGTGCTCGAACGGATGACGGCGATCATCGGCGAGTACGCGGTCGACGCCGTGAAGTGGGACCACAACCGCGACCTCGTCGAGGCGGGGTTCCCGGGCTGCGGCGCAGCGGTCCACGAGCAGACCCTCGCCGCGTACCGGTTGATGGCGACGCTCGGCGAGCGGTTCCCGTCCCTGGAGATCGAGTCGTGCTCGTCGGGTGGCGGTCGGGTCGACCTCGGCGTCATCGAGCACACCGCGCGGGTGTGGGTGTCCGACGACATCGACCCGCTCGAGCGCCAGCAGATGCACCAGTGGACGCAGCAGCTCCTGCCGCCGGAGCTGCTCGGGTCGCACATCGCGAGCGGCCGGAACCACACGACCGGTCGCGTCCACGACCTCGCCTTCCGTGCCGGCACCGCCCTGGTCGGCCACCTCGGCATCGAGTGGGACCTGGCCGGCGCGACCGCCGACGAGTCCGCGGCGCTCACCGAGTGGATCGCGCTGTACCGCGAGCTCCGCCCGCTCCTGCACGGCGGTGACCTGGTGCGGTCCGACGAGGTCGACGACGCGCGGCTCGTGTACGGCGCGGTCGCGCCGGACCGGCAGCAGGCCGTCTTCTTCCTCGCCGGCATCGGCCGCTCCGAGGTCTCCGGCACCGGCCGGGTCACCTTCCGCGACCTCGACCCCGACACGGCGTACCGCGTCGACCCGGTGGTCATCGGCGACGGCCACGACCTGGTGCGACCGGACTGGTGGTCCGGCCCGCGGGTGTTCAGCGGCCGGGTGCTCGGCACCGTCGGCCTGCAGCCGCCGCTCATGCCGGCCGACTGCGTGGTGCCGTTCCGGGTGACGGCCGTTTGA